Within the Photobacterium swingsii genome, the region CATCTTTCGAGCAAGTTTTAGGCTATGCACCGAGCCATATTATTCAAGCCCCAGGTCGTGTAAACCTGATTGGTGAACATACTGATTATAACGACGGTTTTGTATTGCCTTGCGCGATCAATTACCAAACCGTTGTCGCGGCGGCAAAGCGTGACGATAACCTTATTCGTGTGGTTTCCGTTGATTATGACAATGCGGTTGATGAATTTGATTTGACGCAAGCGATCACTTTTCAACAAGACAAAATGTGGGCGAACTACATTCGCGGTGTGGTGAAATGTTTAATGGAACGCGGTTTTACCTTCTCGGGTGCTGATATTTCTGTGAGTGGTAATGTTCCGCAAGGCGCAGGATTGAGTTCATCTGCAGCATTGGAAGTGGTGATTGGTCAAACCTTTAAAGTGCTTTATAACCTAGAGATCAGCCAAGCTGAAATTGCTTTGAATGGGCAGCAGGCAGAAAACGAATTTGTGGGTTGTAACTGCGGCATTATGGATCAACTGATTTCGGCTGAAGGGCGTGAGAATCATGCTTTACTGATTGATTGTCGTAGCCTAGAGACTGTCCCTGTTTCCATGCCTGAAAATATGTCGGTTGTGATTATCAATTCCAACAAAAAACGTGGCTTAGTGGATAGTGAATACAATACGCGTCGCGCCCAGTGTGAAGAAGCGGCACGTATATTTGGTGTTCCTGCATTGCGTGATGTCACCATTGAGCAATTTGAAGCAAAAGCAGCTGAACTTGATGAAATGGTCGCTAAGCGAGCGCGCCATGTGATCACTGAAAATGATCGAACAGAGCGTGCAGCAAAAGCCTTGATTACGAATGATATGGCGTTGATGGGGGAGTTAATGGCGCAGTCTCATGCCTCTATGCGTGATGATTTTGAAATTACCGTCTCTGAGATTGATACCTTGGTAGACATGGTTAAAGACGTGATTGGTGATCAAGGTGGTGTTCGCATGACAGGGGGTGGTTTTGGTGGTTGTATCGTGGCGCTTGTTCCACCTGCATTAGTCGATGCTGTAACAGCAAGAGTTGAAACTAGCTATGAAGCAAAAACAGGATTGAAAGCCTCGATTTATGTTTGTCAGGCGAAAGATGGTGCAAGCCTCGTTGAGTATCTGTAATGAGAGCAGATAACCCAAAGCATGCAGATGGAAGTGAGTTAGTCGAAGCTGACAAAGTGAAAACTGACATAGTAAAAACAATGAGTTCACAGAATGCCTTTGATGGGCAGCCTGCACATTTGGTGGAGTTAACCAATCAAGCTGGTATGCGTGTAGTCCTAATGGATATCGGCGCGACATGGTTAAGTTGTCGCTTGCCATTGGCA harbors:
- the galK gene encoding galactokinase, whose protein sequence is MTDLIHNVKTSFEQVLGYAPSHIIQAPGRVNLIGEHTDYNDGFVLPCAINYQTVVAAAKRDDNLIRVVSVDYDNAVDEFDLTQAITFQQDKMWANYIRGVVKCLMERGFTFSGADISVSGNVPQGAGLSSSAALEVVIGQTFKVLYNLEISQAEIALNGQQAENEFVGCNCGIMDQLISAEGRENHALLIDCRSLETVPVSMPENMSVVIINSNKKRGLVDSEYNTRRAQCEEAARIFGVPALRDVTIEQFEAKAAELDEMVAKRARHVITENDRTERAAKALITNDMALMGELMAQSHASMRDDFEITVSEIDTLVDMVKDVIGDQGGVRMTGGGFGGCIVALVPPALVDAVTARVETSYEAKTGLKASIYVCQAKDGASLVEYL